The following are encoded together in the Micromonospora lupini genome:
- a CDS encoding MGMT family protein — MTPDEYVEAVLDLVERIPEGRVMSYGAVADALAERSGRSSARLVGNIMSRHGGSVPWHRVVTAAGRLPPGHEREARARLRAEGVPLRGEGVDIARAGWSPEEGM; from the coding sequence GTGACTCCTGACGAGTACGTCGAGGCGGTGCTCGACCTGGTGGAGCGGATCCCGGAGGGTCGGGTGATGTCGTACGGGGCGGTAGCCGACGCCCTGGCCGAGCGCTCGGGGCGTTCCTCCGCGCGGCTGGTCGGCAACATCATGTCCCGGCACGGTGGCTCGGTGCCCTGGCACCGCGTGGTGACCGCGGCGGGGCGGCTGCCACCGGGGCACGAGCGCGAGGCGCGGGCGCGGCTACGGGCCGAGGGGGTGCCGCTGCGCGGCGAGGGCGTGGACATCGCGCGGGCGGGCTGGTCGCCGGAGGAGGGGATGTGA